In one Parageobacillus genomosp. 1 genomic region, the following are encoded:
- a CDS encoding amino acid ABC transporter ATP-binding protein — MIYFHQVNKYYGDFHVLKDINLTIHQGEVVVIIGPSGSGKSTLVRCINRLETISSGELIVDNVKVNDKHIDINQLRRNIGMVFQHFNLYPHMTVLQNITLAPMKVLRIPEKEAKETAMYYLEKVGIPDKANAYPSELSGGQQQRVAIARGLAMKPKIMLFDEPTSALDPETIGEVLDVMKQLAKEGMTMVVVTHEMGFAREVADRIVFMDQGRILEEAPPEEFFSNPKEERAKVFLSRILNH; from the coding sequence TTGATTTATTTTCACCAAGTAAACAAATATTACGGCGATTTCCATGTGCTAAAAGACATTAATTTAACGATTCATCAAGGGGAAGTTGTCGTCATTATCGGGCCATCGGGGTCGGGAAAAAGCACGTTAGTTCGCTGCATCAATCGCTTGGAAACGATTTCAAGCGGCGAATTAATCGTGGATAATGTCAAAGTCAATGACAAACACATCGACATTAACCAACTGCGGCGCAACATCGGCATGGTGTTTCAGCATTTTAACTTGTATCCGCACATGACGGTATTGCAAAACATTACGCTAGCGCCGATGAAAGTGCTACGCATTCCAGAAAAAGAAGCGAAAGAAACAGCGATGTATTATTTGGAAAAAGTCGGCATTCCTGATAAAGCAAACGCCTACCCTTCCGAACTGTCCGGTGGCCAGCAGCAGCGTGTAGCGATCGCCAGAGGCTTGGCGATGAAGCCGAAAATTATGCTCTTTGACGAGCCAACGTCAGCGCTTGACCCGGAAACGATCGGCGAAGTGCTCGACGTCATGAAACAATTAGCAAAAGAAGGCATGACCATGGTTGTTGTGACACACGAAATGGGATTTGCCCGTGAAGTAGCTGATCGTATCGTCTTTATGGATCAAGGCCGCATTTTAGAAGAAGCGCCGCCGGAAGAGTTTTTCTCCAATCCAAAAGAAGAACGAGCAAAAGTATTTTTGAGCCGCATTCTCAACCATTAA
- a CDS encoding aldo/keto reductase family protein, whose protein sequence is MKYRKLGRTGLKVSEISLGSWLTYGNSMEKEAAIRVIDKAYELGINSFDTANVYARGEAEKIVGEALRKYPRESYVLATKVFWPMGDGPNDRGLSRKHVFEQLHASLKRLQLDYVDIYYCHRYDKETPVEETLRTIDDLVRQGKVLYVGVSEWTAQQIQEALGTADKYLLDRIVVNQPQYNMFHRYIEKEIIPVCEQNGISQIVFSPLAQGVLTGKYKRGQKAPEGSRASDPKSNMFMNDLLKEEVLVKVEQLEKVAAELGITLSQLALAWVLRQPNVASALIGASRPEQVEENVKAVDVHLTEDVLEKIEQILA, encoded by the coding sequence ATGAAATACCGGAAGCTTGGACGAACAGGGCTGAAAGTAAGCGAGATTAGTTTAGGCAGTTGGCTTACATACGGCAATTCGATGGAAAAAGAAGCGGCGATTCGTGTCATTGATAAAGCTTATGAGTTGGGAATCAACTCGTTTGACACGGCTAACGTGTACGCCCGCGGGGAAGCAGAAAAAATCGTCGGTGAAGCATTGCGCAAATATCCGCGCGAATCATACGTATTGGCAACGAAAGTGTTTTGGCCGATGGGAGACGGTCCAAACGACCGCGGCTTGTCGCGCAAACATGTGTTTGAACAGCTCCACGCCAGCTTAAAACGTCTGCAATTAGATTACGTCGATATTTATTATTGCCACCGCTATGATAAGGAAACACCGGTAGAGGAAACACTGCGCACCATTGATGATCTTGTGCGTCAAGGCAAAGTACTATATGTCGGCGTCAGCGAATGGACGGCCCAGCAAATTCAAGAAGCTCTAGGCACGGCCGATAAATATTTATTGGACCGCATCGTCGTCAATCAGCCGCAATATAACATGTTTCACCGTTACATTGAGAAAGAAATTATTCCAGTTTGCGAACAAAACGGCATTAGCCAAATCGTCTTCTCGCCGTTGGCGCAGGGCGTACTGACCGGAAAATATAAACGCGGGCAAAAAGCACCAGAAGGAAGCCGGGCAAGCGACCCGAAATCCAATATGTTTATGAATGACTTATTAAAAGAGGAAGTTCTCGTCAAAGTAGAGCAATTGGAAAAAGTAGCCGCCGAACTCGGCATTACCCTTTCTCAGTTAGCGCTCGCCTGGGTATTGCGCCAGCCGAACGTCGCAAGCGCCCTCATCGGCGCCAGCCGGCCAGAACAAGTCGAAGAAAACGTCAAAGCCGTGGACGTCCACTTAACGGAAGATGTGCTTGAGAAAATTGAGCAAATTTTGGCATAA
- a CDS encoding sigma-54-dependent Fis family transcriptional regulator yields the protein MSGYVDERGEIVLRASQTLNEALQLFARLEISEIPVIDERQQPIGRLTGRMLLKAVADERDGRTTLESLLKEQKTAEHVVREPADVRSTSHASVSELAALVERLERELQETQSMVETMKMVLDSAYEGIVVVDAHGIIKEMNKAYCQFLGIRHEDAVGKHVTEVIENTRLHICLESGIPERGFIQKIYGQPMVVHRIPIWRDGKVIGAIGVLIFQGVSEVYQIFKRLQDLSREASRKEEKEKHAVPTEKQIFGLDSIIGRSPVIAEIKQMVRRAARVPSTVLITGESGTGKEVLAKAIHQSSPYADGNFVSVNCAAIPESLLEAELFGYEEGAFTGAKKGGKPGKFQLAHKGTLFLDEIGDMPLYMQAKILRVLEEKKVERVGGVAEMELDVRIIAATNKNLEEMVRKGQFREDLFYRLNIIRIHIPALRERKMDIPYLLAYHMERICEQFGLRQKEFTKEAMQVLMEYSWPGNIRELVNVVEWLVGMVDGQKIQKEHLPAHILSPQRLAKHDDNEEEKRKIVVQTDTSWREIVDDYERERIKQALIEERGNKAAAARKLGMHRSTLYEKLKKYNL from the coding sequence ATGAGCGGCTATGTAGATGAACGTGGAGAAATAGTATTACGTGCCAGCCAGACATTAAACGAGGCGCTGCAACTGTTTGCCCGCTTGGAGATAAGCGAAATTCCGGTCATCGATGAGCGGCAACAACCTATAGGTCGATTAACAGGCAGGATGTTGCTGAAAGCGGTGGCGGACGAACGGGACGGCCGTACGACTTTAGAATCGTTATTGAAGGAGCAGAAAACGGCCGAACATGTGGTGAGAGAGCCGGCGGATGTTCGGTCGACAAGCCATGCATCCGTCTCAGAGCTGGCTGCCTTGGTCGAGCGGCTCGAACGGGAGCTGCAAGAGACGCAAAGCATGGTGGAAACGATGAAAATGGTTCTTGACTCGGCCTATGAAGGTATTGTCGTCGTGGACGCGCATGGCATTATCAAAGAAATGAATAAAGCCTATTGCCAGTTTCTTGGCATTCGCCACGAAGACGCCGTTGGGAAGCATGTCACCGAAGTTATCGAAAATACGAGGCTACATATTTGTTTGGAATCCGGCATACCGGAACGAGGGTTTATCCAAAAAATTTACGGGCAGCCGATGGTTGTCCACCGCATTCCGATCTGGCGCGACGGAAAAGTGATCGGGGCGATTGGAGTCCTCATTTTTCAAGGTGTTTCCGAAGTTTACCAAATTTTTAAGCGTCTGCAAGATTTATCGCGTGAGGCGAGCCGAAAGGAAGAGAAGGAAAAACACGCTGTTCCTACGGAAAAACAAATTTTCGGCTTAGACAGCATCATCGGGCGCAGCCCAGTGATCGCGGAAATCAAACAAATGGTGAGAAGAGCAGCGCGTGTGCCATCCACGGTGCTAATTACCGGGGAAAGCGGAACGGGAAAAGAAGTGCTGGCGAAAGCGATTCACCAATCGAGTCCGTATGCTGACGGCAATTTTGTCAGCGTCAATTGTGCAGCAATCCCTGAATCGCTTCTCGAGGCAGAATTGTTTGGGTATGAAGAAGGGGCGTTTACCGGAGCGAAAAAAGGCGGAAAGCCAGGAAAGTTTCAACTCGCCCATAAAGGGACGTTATTTTTGGATGAAATAGGCGATATGCCGCTATATATGCAAGCGAAAATATTGCGGGTGCTGGAAGAGAAAAAAGTGGAGCGAGTCGGCGGCGTGGCGGAAATGGAGCTCGATGTGCGCATCATTGCCGCTACGAATAAAAATTTAGAGGAAATGGTGCGAAAAGGGCAGTTTCGCGAAGACCTTTTCTACCGCCTCAATATTATTCGCATCCATATTCCTGCCCTGCGGGAGCGAAAAATGGACATCCCTTATTTGCTTGCCTACCATATGGAAAGGATTTGTGAGCAGTTCGGCTTAAGACAAAAGGAATTTACAAAAGAGGCGATGCAAGTGCTCATGGAATATTCATGGCCAGGAAATATTCGTGAGCTTGTCAATGTCGTCGAATGGCTTGTCGGCATGGTCGATGGCCAAAAAATCCAAAAGGAGCATTTGCCTGCCCATATTCTTTCCCCACAGCGATTGGCAAAACATGACGATAATGAGGAAGAAAAGAGAAAGATTGTGGTACAGACGGATACAAGCTGGCGGGAAATAGTGGACGATTATGAGCGGGAAAGAATTAAACAAGCGTTGATTGAGGAAAGGGGAAATAAAGCAGCGGCAGCACGAAAACTTGGCATGCATCGGTCCACTCTTTATGAAAAACTAAAAAAATATAATCTATAA
- a CDS encoding iron-containing alcohol dehydrogenase — MYQLLMPSRILYGRGAFNEVGSQARLLGNKVLIISDPVMEQLGNVALCEEHLRKEALPFAKYTGVDTEPTDIHVKEALEICRTEQCDVIVAIGGGSSIDTAKAVAVMMTNEGTISDYVGDVKLFANKPLPLIAVPTTAGTGSEVTRVTVIIDTKTSVKMMISQPELLPAVAIVDPLLTVSCPPSVTAATGVDALCHAIEAYISRRAHPVTDVLALSAIEAIMGNLRQAYENGSDIDAREKMAIGAMMAGAAFSNASVTLVHGMSRPIGALFHVPHGVSNAMLLPGVLEFTKESAIERLAVIARLIKPELKNASDEEAADALIFEVKQLCRDLHIPNMKTWGIEKEQFDKVVDKMAADALASGSPGNNPRVPTHEEIVQLYHVCYDYQFDHKVMRH; from the coding sequence GTGTATCAACTTCTTATGCCGAGCCGGATTTTGTATGGACGCGGCGCTTTTAACGAAGTAGGGAGTCAGGCGCGTCTGCTTGGGAACAAAGTGCTTATTATCAGCGATCCGGTTATGGAACAGCTTGGCAATGTCGCGCTTTGTGAAGAGCATTTACGGAAAGAAGCGCTTCCATTTGCCAAGTATACTGGGGTAGATACGGAGCCGACCGATATTCATGTAAAAGAAGCGCTTGAAATTTGCCGTACAGAGCAGTGTGACGTCATCGTTGCGATCGGGGGAGGGAGCAGCATTGATACAGCGAAAGCGGTGGCGGTCATGATGACGAATGAAGGAACGATCAGCGACTATGTTGGCGATGTCAAGCTGTTTGCCAATAAACCGCTTCCGCTTATCGCCGTTCCGACGACCGCAGGAACCGGTTCTGAGGTCACGAGAGTCACGGTCATTATTGATACGAAAACGAGCGTCAAAATGATGATTTCCCAGCCGGAATTATTGCCTGCCGTGGCGATTGTCGATCCGCTTCTTACCGTATCATGTCCGCCATCGGTTACCGCGGCAACAGGGGTAGATGCGCTATGTCACGCGATCGAAGCCTACATTTCGCGGCGCGCCCATCCAGTGACCGACGTATTGGCTCTATCAGCGATTGAAGCGATCATGGGGAATTTGCGCCAAGCGTATGAAAACGGCAGTGATATCGATGCGCGCGAGAAGATGGCAATTGGCGCGATGATGGCAGGAGCTGCGTTTTCGAACGCATCGGTGACGCTTGTCCATGGGATGTCACGGCCGATCGGAGCACTCTTTCATGTCCCGCATGGGGTATCGAACGCGATGCTGCTTCCGGGGGTGCTGGAATTTACAAAAGAGAGCGCGATAGAAAGACTTGCAGTGATCGCCCGTCTGATCAAGCCGGAATTAAAGAACGCCTCTGATGAAGAAGCAGCGGACGCGCTTATTTTCGAAGTGAAACAGCTTTGCCGCGATCTACACATTCCAAATATGAAAACATGGGGAATTGAAAAAGAGCAGTTTGATAAGGTCGTTGATAAAATGGCAGCCGATGCGCTAGCGAGCGGCAGTCCGGGAAATAATCCGCGCGTGCCGACTCACGAAGAAATTGTCCAGCTTTATCATGTCTGCTATGACTATCAATTTG